CTGCCATCGCTCTTGCTTCTCGCTGAAAACGTTGGACTGCAATCTGGTCTGTTTGATAGTTGGTCCGAAGTACCTTAACCGCTACTTCTTCTCCATCTAAAATCAAATCTTTTGCTAGATAAACATCCGCCATTCCCCCACGTCCTATTTGTCGGACGATTCGGTAGCGATCCGCAAAGATTTTTCCAATCTGAATCATTGCCTAGCCTCCTCCGTAATATGGATGAGAGCCACGGTAATGTTATCCGTCCCTCCAGCATTATTGGCAAAGCGAATGAGACTTTCTGTTTTACTGTCTAAAGCAACTTCACTTAAAACAATATCGCGAATATCCTCATTGGAAACCATGTTGGTCAGACCATCACTATTGATGAGAATATAGTCGCCAATTTCAAGTGTTTTCAAGGCGATATCTGCTTCAATAGGATTTTGTTGTCCAATGGACTGAGTGATAAAATTCTTCTGAGGATGATGTTTTGCTTCTTCCTCCGTCAATTGCCCTGCTCGCACCAAGGCACCGACTAAGGAATGGTCATTCGTCAATTGTTGGTACTCACCATCTCGGACTAAGCCAATTCTCGAATCTCCAATGTGGGCATAAATCATCTGATGTTCAATGATAACAACCGCTTCTAAGGTTGTCCCCATACCACGATATTCTTCCGTTTTTCCCAGTTCATGAATCTTTTGATTTTCTGCTTCTAAAATCGTCGCAAACCACTCTCTAACATCATTTAGAGTATGAATTTGAGTGTCTACCCATGAAATTCCTAAATCCGTTGCCGCCATTTCGCTAGCGATATGACCAGCTCGGTGACCACCCATCCCATCAGCTAAGACAATCAAATCAATTCCTGCTCGGTTTTTATAGCGATTAACATAGTCTTGATTATTGGTCCGTTTCTGACCTACATCCGTTAATAATGAAATTTCCATACGGTCCATTTCCTCCTCTTAAGATATTCGCTGGAATTGGCTGATAAAGAATCCATCACTACCGTATAACTCTGGAGTGATGAGAATACAACCATCCTGTATAATATCCCCTCTTTTATGTTCTAATGTTACTTGTTTAAAGTTAGGATGTGCCGCTAAGAAGGCTTCCACCACTTCCCTATTTTCCTCTGCCACAATCGTGCAGGTGCTATAGGTTATTATACCACCTTTTCTAAGACTTTGACAAACATTGTCTAGTATCTCTAGTTGTATGCTTTGCAGCGCCGCAAAATCCGCTGTTGCCTTATTATATTTGATGTCTGGCTTGCGACGCAGAAGTCCAATACCAGAGCACGGAGCATCCACTAAAATTTTATCAAAGGCATCTGCGCCAAATTCTTCAAAGACGTGCCTGGCATCTAGCTTTTTCGTCATGACTTTACTTGCCACACCAAGTCGCTTGGCATTTTGCTTAATCAAGGCTAATTTATGGTCATATAAATCAAGAGCTGTCACTTTGCCCGTTGTCAAATAGCTAGCAATATGTGCTGTCTTACCACCAGGAGCTGCACAGGCATCTAGCACCTCTTCTTCTCCTTGAAGAGCAAGAGTAGGCGCAACGAGTTGACTACTTTCATCTTGAATCGTAATCCGTCCTTCTTGAAAGGCAACTGCCCCTGCAAAATGACCACTTGATTTGACCAAACCAACCGCTGATAAGAGAGATGTTTCTGCTCCTGTTTCTTGTTTTAGGACTTCTAAATCATCCGGATTTGTGACACGAACACTTGCTTTATTTCGCACTAATAAACTCTCGAAAATCTTGACAGCCCGTTCTTCGCCGTATTCTTCTATCAGCTTTTTCACGAGCCAAATAGGCAAGGAATATTGAATGGACAAGCGTTTATTTTTCCGTTTGATGGTCGCAGGGTCTGGTAATTCAGTATCGATTATTTTCCTTAAAATGGCATTAACAAATCGATCAGTCCCACGACTTTTTTTGGCCAGCTCGACCGCTTCATTAACAATAGCGTGGTTGGGAATTTTGTCCAAGTAGAGCATCTGATACAGACTCAGCATAAGCAGATAATAGACCCAAGAATCAAGTTTATCCCGATCCTCAATCACATGTGCCAGATACCATTCCAAGGTGATTTTCCGCATCACCGTCCCATAAACCAACTCTGTCACAAGTCCCTTATCTTTTTCTGATAAGTTCGATGAGGATAGGGCATGTTGGAGAGCAAGATTGGAATAGGCCCCTTCATCAAAAATCTGTCCTAAAACCTTTAAAGCAAGCGCTCGCGCTGTATCTTTTTTATTCACCAAATCGATCTCCTACTGCTA
Above is a window of Streptococcus sp. zg-86 DNA encoding:
- the rsmB gene encoding 16S rRNA (cytosine(967)-C(5))-methyltransferase RsmB gives rise to the protein MVNKKDTARALALKVLGQIFDEGAYSNLALQHALSSSNLSEKDKGLVTELVYGTVMRKITLEWYLAHVIEDRDKLDSWVYYLLMLSLYQMLYLDKIPNHAIVNEAVELAKKSRGTDRFVNAILRKIIDTELPDPATIKRKNKRLSIQYSLPIWLVKKLIEEYGEERAVKIFESLLVRNKASVRVTNPDDLEVLKQETGAETSLLSAVGLVKSSGHFAGAVAFQEGRITIQDESSQLVAPTLALQGEEEVLDACAAPGGKTAHIASYLTTGKVTALDLYDHKLALIKQNAKRLGVASKVMTKKLDARHVFEEFGADAFDKILVDAPCSGIGLLRRKPDIKYNKATADFAALQSIQLEILDNVCQSLRKGGIITYSTCTIVAEENREVVEAFLAAHPNFKQVTLEHKRGDIIQDGCILITPELYGSDGFFISQFQRIS
- a CDS encoding Stp1/IreP family PP2C-type Ser/Thr phosphatase; translated protein: MEISLLTDVGQKRTNNQDYVNRYKNRAGIDLIVLADGMGGHRAGHIASEMAATDLGISWVDTQIHTLNDVREWFATILEAENQKIHELGKTEEYRGMGTTLEAVVIIEHQMIYAHIGDSRIGLVRDGEYQQLTNDHSLVGALVRAGQLTEEEAKHHPQKNFITQSIGQQNPIEADIALKTLEIGDYILINSDGLTNMVSNEDIRDIVLSEVALDSKTESLIRFANNAGGTDNITVALIHITEEARQ